The following coding sequences lie in one Aspergillus puulaauensis MK2 DNA, chromosome 3, nearly complete sequence genomic window:
- a CDS encoding uncharacterized protein (COG:G,O;~EggNog:ENOG410PI04;~InterPro:IPR018535,IPR002889;~PFAM:PF09362,PF01822;~SECRETED:SignalP(1-19)) produces MRAGPRNLLFLSCLAPAQAFFKVPCSNPLVVERADPIIQPGIAASHAHTIMGGSGFGFTMDYNQTQEAQCSSCAPVADKSNYWIPTLYYRAQNGTFKAVEQNGGALVYYLQREDPNNPDILAPPSDLRMVAGDPMDRKYKDTPAADARSYACLDYTGDAKPETNGFPNYNCPDGLRTQVFFPSCWDGVNYDSDDHKSHMAYPNETYNAGPCPESHPVKIVSIFIEVIWHTEAFAEDWYGDAQPFVWSNGDPTGYGLHGDFINGWDVPVLQEAIDTCDDEGGDIKNCAALSLYNDTMTEGCLLEPSIDEKLTGWLDALPGCNPVQDGPGDAKSPSACNAPKAIDKPQHYYTDVTDELGWAWIGCARDDVSDGDGERVLSESSSSSDEMTVQKCIRSCKADGYSHAGVEFGRECYCGNGVEAARRPAIAPMGKCLSPCSGDSGQMCGGAAYVGLYRACGSGNGSGSGTEAGDGACENLEYPAVPQ; encoded by the exons ATGCGAGCAGGTCCTCGCAACCTACTTTTCTTATCATGCCTTGCCCCAGCGCAGGCCTTCTTCAAAGTCCCCTGCAGCAATCCCCTCGTTGTCGAGCGCGCCGACCCAATAATCCAACCTGGAATCGCAGCTAGCCATGCCCACACTATCATGGGTGGCTCCGGGTTCGGATTCACCATGGACTACAACCAGACCCAAGAAGCGCAGTGTAGTTCATGTGCACCGGTTGCAGATAAATCGAACTACTGGATCCCGACGCTGTACTATAGAGCGCAGAACGGGACTTTCAAGGCCGTAGAGCAGAACGGGGGCGCTTTGGTTTACTATCT CCAACGCGAAGACCCAAACAACCCCGACATCCTCGCACCACCCTCAGACCTACGCATGGTCGCCGGCGACCCCATGGACCGGAAATACAAAGACACccccgccgccgacgcccGGAGCTACGCATGCCTCGACTACACAGGCGATGCAAAGCCCGAAACAAACGGGTTCCCGAACTACAACTGCCCCGACGGACTGCGCACGCAGGTGTTCTTCCCGTCGTGCTGGGACGGGGTCAACTATGATAGCGATGACCATAAATCGCACATGGCGTACCCGAATGAGACGTACAATGCGGGGCCCTGTCCCGAGAGCCATCCTGTCAAGATTGTGTCTATTTTCATTGAAGTTATTTGGCATACTGAGGCTTTCGCGGAGGATTGGTATGGCGACGCCCAGCCGTTCGTCTGGTCGAATGGAGATCCAACGGGGTATGGGCTGCATGGGGATTTT ATAAACGGCTGGGACGTCCCCGTCCTCCAGGAAGCAATCGACACAtgcgacgacgagggcggcGACATCAAAAACTGCGCCGCCCTGTCCTTATACAACGACACCATGACCGAAGGGTGTCTGCTTGAGCCCTCCATCGACGAAAAGCTCACGGGCTGGCTCGACGCCCTCCCGGGCTGTAACCCCGTACAGGACGGCCCGGGCGACGCAAAATCCCCAAGCGCCTGCAACGCGCCGAAAGCAATCGACAAGCCGCAGCACTACTATACGGATGTGACAGACGAGCTGGGGTGGGCGTGGATCGGGTGCGCGCGGGACGACGTTagcgacggcgatggcgagcGTGTCCTTAGTGAATCTAGTTCCAGCAGCGATGAGATGACCGTGCAGAAGTGTATCCGCAGCTGCAAGGCCGATGGGTATAGCCATGCGGGGGTGGAATTCGGGCGCGAGTGCTACTGTGGGAACGGGGTCGAGGCTGCGCGACGGCCGGCGATCGCGCCGATGGGGAAGTGTTTGAGCCCGTGCAGCGGTGACTCTGGCCAGATGTGCGGTGGAGCGGCGTATGTTGGGCTTTATCGTGCGTGTGGAAGTGGAAATGGAAGTGGGAGTGGGACTGAAGCTGGGGATGGAGCGTGTGAGAATCTGGAGTACCCCGCGGTTCCCCAGTAG
- a CDS encoding GNAT family N-acetyltransferase (COG:S;~EggNog:ENOG410PXI2;~InterPro:IPR000182,IPR016181;~go_function: GO:0008080 - N-acetyltransferase activity [Evidence IEA]) — MFYGLSLSHPTLLLPPPPKQQCPPTTPPSFSIHPLLPPDYTEAFILADTAFATLNSLLFTTYPPSPESQRKLTDARLKAIPAIPQTSTFKAVDTQTGRIVGVARWTVSEHGEDIEQQASLDEVVEEILARSVPETNQVCARGFYSMAWSGRREILGVRDEDGKIVKLAPRVELQTLFTHPGYQGNGVASALLQWGVEEARRLGVVVYAEATEEGRPLYEQAVFEAVKVVDFDAEVFGGVGLHRYTFMLRRPSGM, encoded by the exons ATGTTCTACGGCCTATCCCTATCCCATCCTACCCTATTACTACCACCTCCTCCGAAACAGCAATGCCCACCCACAACGCCGCCCTCCTTCTCGatccaccccctcctcccaccagACTACACCGAAGCCTTCATCCTCGCAGACACCGCATTCGCAaccctcaacagcctcctcttcacaacATATCCCCCATCCCCCGAGTCCCAGCGCAAACTCACCGACGCGCGTCTGAAAGCGATCCCGGCGATACCGCAGACAAGCACGTTCAAAGCTGTCGATACCCAGACCGGGCGGATCGTGGGCGTTGCGCGGTGGACTGTTTCCGAACACGGAGAGGATATCGAGCAGCAAGCGAGTCTGGACGAGGTAGTTGAGGAGATCCTTGCGCGGTCTGTGCCTGAAACGAATCAGGTTTGTGCGCGGGGATTCTACAGCATGGCTTGGAGTGGACGGCGTGAGATCCTGGGTGTTCGTGATGAGGACGGGAAGATAGTCAAGTTAGCCCCCCGCGTCGAGCTGCAGACGCTCTTTACGCATCCGGGGTACCAGGGGAATGGGGTTGCGAGTGCGTTGCTGCAGTggggggttgaggaggcgaGACGGCTGGGGGTGGTGGTTTATGCTGAGGCGACGGAGGAGGGGAGGCCGCTGTATGAGCAAGCTGTGTTTGAGGCTGTCAAGGTGGTTGATTTTGATGCGGAGGTGTTTGGGGGCGTTGGCTTGCACCGGTATACG TTTATGCTTCGGAGGCCGAGCGGGATGTAG
- a CDS encoding sugar porter family MFS transporter (COG:G;~EggNog:ENOG410PVSU;~InterPro:IPR005829,IPR005828,IPR003663,IPR036259, IPR020846;~PFAM:PF00083,PF07690;~TransMembrane:9 (o26-45i52-71o105-128i140-161o269-292i299-321o327-352i372-389o395-414i);~go_component: GO:0016020 - membrane [Evidence IEA];~go_component: GO:0016021 - integral component of membrane [Evidence IEA];~go_function: GO:0022857 - transmembrane transporter activity [Evidence IEA];~go_process: GO:0055085 - transmembrane transport [Evidence IEA]) yields MAGIIGADNRFGRDFNNPDADMQGNITALYDIGCVVGSIVCYFVGERLGRRTMLISGGGIMIIGSIILATSETVAQLIVGRIVTGIGNGMNSSTAPVYQSECAPAAYRGALLTLQGTVTILGVVIAYWMDYGTSFTESSFQWRFPLAFQAIFAIFLVLQVIGLPESPRWLVQHDRHDEAREVAAAIADKETNDPDVVRTILDIQTSLEEEQKGGPFRFMELFTWGEEQNLRRLLITITVELGQQFTGSNMINYYGPVMFQTTMGMGRNLSMILGGAIQCTYLVGSAIPVLLMDRFGRRTLLMICSIGLCFCFVMVSILLSLGTTNTAYGATAFIFIFQIFYGIGWLPVPWFYPSEISTTRTRTRMQAIASGWNWMAVFAVVKITPISFANIGWRTFVIFAVLNAAFIPMVYFFYPETKGLELEDIPLLFSKRGFTGGVFTSKGGRTVMPGQHAEQADVNRKVEGLGVEQIEAVA; encoded by the exons ATGGCTGGTATTATCGGGGCTGATAATCGATTTG GCCGCGACTTCAACAACCCCGATGCCGACATGCAGGGTAATATCACCGCGCTCTACGATATCGGCTGTGTGGTGGGATCGATTGTTTGCTACTTTGTCGGAGAGCGCCTTGGACGACGGACTATGTTGATCTCTGGCGGTGGAATAATGATTATTGGATCTATTATACTGGCGACGTCCGAGACCGTGGCACAGTTGATTGTCG GCCGAATCGTGACCGGCATTGGAAACGGCATGAACTCGTCAACTGCGCCGGTATACCAGTCTGAGTGTGCCCCAGCTGCATACCGAGGGGCCCTCTTAACCCTACAAGGGACGGTGACCATCCTGGGGGTTGTCATTGCATACTG GATGGACTACGGAACAAGCTTCACGGAATCTTCTTTCCAATGGCGCTTCCCTCTCGCCTTCCAAgccatcttcgccatcttcctcgtcctccaagTCATCGGCCTCCCCGAGTCCCCCCGCTGGCTCGTCCAGCACGACCGCCACGACGAAGCCCGCGAAgtcgccgccgccatcgcagatAAGGAAACCAACGACCCCGATGTCGTGCGCACAATCCTCGACATCCAAACATCCctcgaagaagagcaaaaggGCGGCCCGTTCCGGTTCATGGAGCTCTTCACCTGGGGCGAGGAGCAGAATCTGCGTCGGCTGCTGATAACCATCACCGTCGAACTCGGGCAGCAGTTCACAGGATCCAATATGATAAACTATTACGGACCCGTCATGTTCCAAACAACCATGGGGATGGGCCGGAACCTCTCCATGATCCTAGGCGGTGCAATCCAGTGCACATACCTCGTTGGCTCGGCGATCCCAGTCCTCCTCATGGACCGGTTCGGGCGCCGCACGCTGCTGATGATCTGTTCGATTGGACTGTGTTTCTGCTTCGTCATGGTTTCTATCCTACTTTCACTCGGTACTACGAATACCGCGTACGGTGCGACGgcattcatcttcatcttccagatcttctACGGCATCGGATGGCTCCCAGTGCCCTGGTTCTATCCGAGTGAAATCAGCACGACGCGCACCCGAACACGCATGCAGGCCATTGCGTCGGGGTGGAACTGGATGGCTGTTTTTGCAGTCGTCAAGATCACGCCTATTTCTTTCG CGAACATCGGCTGGCGCACCttcgtcatcttcgccgtcctcAACGCCGCCTTCATCCCGATGGTGTACTTCTTCTACCCAGAGACGAAGGGGTTGGAGCTCGAGGATATCCCGCTGCTGTTCAGCAAGAGAGGGTTCACGGGTGGTGTGTTTACCTCCAAGGGTGGGAGGACTGTTATGCCCGGTCAGCATGCAGAGCAGGCAGATGTTAACAGGAAGGTAGAGGGATTAGGCGTGGAGCAGATTGAGGCTGTTGCTTAA
- the ugd2 gene encoding putative UDP-glucose dehydrogenase Ugd1 (COG:G;~EggNog:ENOG410Q22Q;~InterPro:IPR028356,IPR036291,IPR001732,IPR014027, IPR017476;~PFAM:PF03720;~go_function: GO:0003979 - UDP-glucose 6-dehydrogenase activity [Evidence IEA];~go_function: GO:0016616 - oxidoreductase activity, acting on the CH-OH group of donors, NAD or NADP as acceptor [Evidence IEA];~go_function: GO:0051287 - NAD binding [Evidence IEA];~go_process: GO:0055114 - oxidation-reduction process [Evidence IEA]) codes for MLVLIPIVVVLAGIALLYTHRRYKASKSKEPSRVVVQGHTFSESVEQKPATDVRKTGNRIDTVRQCCVVGAGRVGAITGIVLAMQNPDVQFCIADSDERMIKSWNSDSLPLYEPGIEEVLFDDQSLSVRETDASTMTEQPDSNGKYTYTNIEVDSVQRRRNLSNLTFSTNVHAAVAAAELIFLCVEMERSGFNEPPVTHTYLNPTLQTIAHASTGHKIIVQRTTAPYGTTQYIKNHLNQMSSPNTTYTILANPDFTLPGSTLSDTVHPQRVIIGHIYTPETSTESITALKRLYTAWVPEERLVTMDAWSAELGQIASKASLAQRVVEAKTVGMLCARTEASVGNVGWMVGCGLDCGGGTGIGWLRSDVRCFVGLAGELGMGEVESYWRGVLRMDEVLYRRGVEGLVRGLPEGGRKVAVVGLGWDIAAILTELRRSGASVRVWDGSASKEQVHDLLQAVDSEITVADSLEDACLGCSAVVVHGHSGIDHGAWQTIADQMEEPKMLLDTAGVLDRARVRQLGLRVL; via the exons ATGCTGGTATTAATccccatcgtcgtcgtcctaGCCGGCATCGCCCTGTTATATACGCACCGCCGGTATAAAGCTTCCAAATCGAAAGAGCCGTCCCGGGTTGTGGTCCAGGGGCATACGTTTTCAGAGAGTGTTGAGCAGAAGCCAGCGACCGATGTGAGAAAGACGGGGAATAGGATTGATACTGTCCGGCAATGCTGCGTTGTTGGTGCCGGGCGTGTAG GAGCTATAACGGGGATTGTCCTCGCGATGCAGAATCCAGACGTCCAGTTCTGCATTGCTGATAGTGACGAACGCATGATAAAGTCGTGGAACTCTGATAGTTTGCCATTGTACGAGCCTGGGATAGAGGAGGTCCTTTTCGACGACCAGTCTCTCAGCGTGAGAGAAACCGATGCTTCGACTATGACTGAACAACCGGATTCTAATGGCAAATATACGTACACAAATATCGAGGTCGACTCCGTCCAGCGCCGCCGGAATCTATCTAACCTGACTTTCTCAACCAATGTCCACGCCGCCGTTGCCGCGGCGGAACTGATCTTCTTATGtgtcgagatggagagaagCGGATTT AACGAACCTCCAGTGACTCACACATACCTAAATCCCACCCTCCAGACAATCGCCCACGCATCAACAGGACACAAGATCATAGTGCAGCGCACAACAGCACCATACGGAACGACGCAGTATATCAAGAACCAC TTAAACCAAATGTCCTCCCCAAACACAACATACACAATCCTCGCAAACCCAGACTTCACCCTCCCCGGCTCTACCCTCTCTGATACAGTACACCCGCAACGCGTGATAATCGGGCACATCTACACACCCGAGACATCGACAGAGAGTATAACAGCCTTGAAGAGACTGTACACCGCCTGGGTCCCGGAGGAGCGCCTCGTCACGATGGACGCCTGGTCTGCGGAGCTGGGCCAGATTGCGAGCAAGGCGTCGCTTGCGCAGCGGGTTGTGGAGGCTAAAACTGTGGGGATGTTATGTGCGAGGACTGAGGCGAGTGTCGGCAATGTAGGGTGGATGGTTGGGTGTGGTCTTGATTGTGGGGGTGGGACTGGGATTGGATGGTTACGGAGTGATGTACGGTGTTTTGTTGGTCTTGCTGGGGAGTTGGGGATGGGAGAAGTGGAGAGTTATTGGAGGGGGGTGTTGCGGATGGATGAGGTGTTGTATAGGAGGGGTGTTGAGGGGTTGGTTAGAGGCTTACCAGAGGGTGGTAGGaaggttgctgttgttggtttGGGGTGGGATATTGCAGCTATTCTTACAGAGTTGAGGAGGTCTGGGGCTTCAGTCAGGGTGTGGGATGGGTCTGCTTCGAAAGAGCAGGTTCATGATCTGCTTCAGGCTGTGGATTCGGAGATTACAGTAGCAGATTCGTTAGAGGATGCATGTTTGGGATGCAGTGCTGTGGTGGTTCATGGCCATTCGGGAATTGATCATGGGGCATGGCAGACAATTGCTGATCAGATGGAGGAGCCAAAGATGCTGTTGGATACTGCGGGAGTGTTGGATCGAGCAAGGGTACGGCAACTAGGGTTGAGGGTTCTGTGA
- the AYG1_1 gene encoding alpha/beta hydrolase family protein (COG:O;~EggNog:ENOG410PJP9;~InterPro:IPR010520,IPR029058;~PFAM:PF06500,PF00326), with the protein MGLGLSTYSPQGGEGGSRWILGEKFDSVSPHKGSTKLLWETKWRAACEKSVYPFHDGKLEDFEPIFQTLITENINDAYSDTYTETFFPVAKSLEHEASMAFYNGDSETASDLLRRAAVVYRISRFPYVSPDDRDTSIKRKAFTRQKAAYLTATSVWRNPLTEHVIPHTHRAGRDGPRIPIYIRVPEDTVPGSHSPVPSVLIMTGLDGYRPDNSQRTHEITARGWAVVIAEIPGTGDSPADPSDPESADRLWSSVLEYMRSLGVFDMRKVAVWGLSAGGYYAVRAAHTHRARLKGCIGHGPGTHYFLDEEWLAKVEDHEYPFPIIRSWAKKYGYDDPAEFCKEAKKKFSLLETGILDLSSTRLLLLNGIDDGVVPIEDCHLLFSHGSPKEGRFYPGLPHMGYPASLGAAYKWLEDVLGCDYVKN; encoded by the exons ATGGGACTCGGGTTGAGCACTTACTCACCGCAGGGAGGCGAAGGCGGCAGCCGCTGGATACTAGGGGAGAAGTTCGACTCTGTCTCTCCGCACAAGGGCTCCACCAAGCTGCTGTGGGAGACGAAATGGAGGGCCGCG TGCGAGAAATCAGTCTACCCATTCCACGATGGCAAGCTTGAGGACTTCGAGCCGATTTTCCAGACCCTCATTACC GAAAACATAAACGACGCATACTCAGACACATACACAGAAACATTCTTCCCGGTCGCGAAATCCCTCGAGCACGAAGCGTCCATGGCATTCTACAACGGCGACAGCGAAACAGCATCCGACCTGCTCCGGCGCGCAGCAGTCGTATACCGCATCTCGCGCTTCCCATACGTCAGCCCCGACGATCGAGACACCAGTATAAAACGAAAAGCATTCACCAGACAGAAAGCCGCATACCTAACCGCCACATCCGTCTGGAGAAACCCGCTAACCGAGCACGTTATACCGCACACCCACCGCGCCGGGCGAGACGGGCCCCGTATCCCGATCTATATACGTGTTCCGGAGGATACGGTCCCCGGTAGTCACAGTCCCGTCCCGTCCGTCTTGATAATGACGGGTCTCGACGGGTACAGGCCGGATAACAGCCAGCGCACGCACGAGATCACAGCGCGCGGATGGGCCGTCGTGATTGCCGAAATCCCCGGGACGGGCGATTCCCCTGCTGACCCATCTGACCCGGAGTCCGCGGATCGGCTGTGGAGTAGTGTGCTTGAGTACATGCGGTCCCTGGGCGTGTTTGATATGAGGAAAGTGGCTGTTTGGGGGCTGAGTGCGGGTGGGTATTATGCTGTTCGGGCTGCGCATACGCATCGGGCTCGGCTGAAGGGGTGTATTGGGCATGGGCCCGGGACGCATTAttttctggatgaggagtggTTGGCCAAGGTTGAGGACCATGAGTATCCGTTTCC GATCATCCGCTCCTGGGCGAAGAAGTATGGCTATGACGATCCTGCGGAATTCTGtaaggaggcgaagaagaagttttctcttcttgagaCGGGCATTCTGGACTTGTCTTCTACAAGGCTGCTGCTTTTGAAT GGTATCGACGATGGTGTAGTACCTATTGAAGACTGCCACCTGCTGTTTAGCCATGGGAGTCCTAAGGAAGGAAG ATTCTACCCTGGCCTTCCTCATATGGGATATCCAGCCAGTCTTGGGGCAGCGTACAAATGGCTAGAGGATGTTCTGGGGTGTGATTATGTGAAGAACTGA
- the tpcJ gene encoding oxidoreductase tpcJ (CAZy:AA1;~COG:Q;~EggNog:ENOG410PGU0;~InterPro:IPR008972,IPR011707,IPR011706,IPR001117;~PFAM:PF00394,PF07732,PF07731;~SECRETED:SignalP(1-23);~go_function: GO:0005507 - copper ion binding [Evidence IEA];~go_function: GO:0016491 - oxidoreductase activity [Evidence IEA];~go_process: GO:0055114 - oxidation-reduction process [Evidence IEA]), translating into MARVAGLFAYCLATLALAASSLAQDNCENSPTSRGCWGEYNISTDYHSITPDTGVTREYWLIAENTTLAPDGFERQVLVMNGTLPGPLIEADWGDELVIHVTNGLEHNGTAIHWHGIWQRNTNPSDGVPGVTQCPIAPGQTFTYRFRATQYGTSWYHSHFSLQMGDGLYGPVVIHGPATAEYDVDLGPVFLTDWYWKSVFILWEEHTRYGGFPVRANAVPPTGLFNGTNVFGCGGACSGDVERSVSSVQKGKKYRIRLIDPSVDGWMKFTIDGHKLTVIAADFVPIEPYETDAVILTSGQRYDVVVEADQEVGNYWMRVLYQTACNGLDIDNGDIRGILRYEGADITDPTTSQWKISNSCGDEPYNKLVPYVEKTVGNAAAQKNLNVGWEYDLPELFFHWTLNSKDLTIDWSSPTDYLVYQNESVFPTESNVYEWTYWVIQDVGLVNAFHPFHLHGHDFFILAQGLGLYTPLVKLNRDNPPRRDTATMSGSGYLVIAFETDNPGSWLMHCHIAWHASQSLALQFVERESEIGMLIEPMVDEFESVCDRWDEYFKDSIYHQDDSGI; encoded by the exons ATGGCGCGGGTTGCAGGGTTATTCGCATACTGTTTAGCTACCCTCGCATTAGCAGCGTCCTCACTCGCTCAAGATAACTGCGAAAACAGTCCTACCTCACGAGGATGCTGGGGCGAATACAACATCTCAACTGATTATCACAGTATCACGCCGGACACAGGGGTTACGCGGGAG TACTGGTTAATCGCAGAGAATACAACCCTCGCCCCCGATGGCTTCGAGCGACAAGTCCTTGTCATGAACGGGACCCTACCCGGTCCCCTAATCGAAGCAGACTGGGGCGATGAACTCGTTATCCACGTCACCAACGGCCTCGAGCATAACGG GACTGCCATCCACTGGCACGGCATCTGGCAACGCAACACCAACCCCTCGGACGGCGTGCCCGGCGTAACGCAATGCCCCATCGCCCCAGGCCAGACATTCACGTACCGCTTCCGCGCAACGCAATACGGGACCAGCTGGTACCATTCGCATTTCTCGCTTCAGATGGGCGATGGGCTTTACGGGCCTGTTGTTATCCATGGGCCCGCGACGGCGGAGTATGATGTTGACCTAGGGCCTGTCTTTCTCACGGATTGGTACTGGAAGTCGGTGTTTATTCTTTGGGAAGAGCATACGCGGTATGGAGGGTTTCCGGTGCGAGCGAATGCGGTTCCGCCGACGGGGCTGTTTAACGGGACGAATGTTTTTGGGTGTGGGGGTGCTTGTTCTGGCGATGTGGAGAGGTCGGTGAGCAGTGTgcagaaggggaagaagtaCCGGATTCGATTGATTGATCCGTCTGTGGATGGGTGGATGAAGTTTACCATCGACGGGCACAAGCTTACAGTTATTGCTGCGGACTTTGTGCCTATTGAGCCGTATGAGACGGATGCGGTGATTCTGACCTCCGGCCAGCGGTATGATGTGGTTGTAGAGGCGGATCAGGAGGTTGGGAATTACTGGATGCGCGTGCTATACCAGACTGCGTGTAATGGACTGGATATCGACAATGGTGATATCAGGGGGATCCTCCGGTATGAGGGCGCTGATATCACAGACCCAACGACGTCGCAGTGGAAGATCAGCAACTCATGCGGCGATGAGCCGTACAACAAACTCGTTCCCTATGTTGAGAAGACAGTAGGGAATGCGGCAGCGCAGAAGAATCTGAATGTGGGCTGGGAATACGACCTGCCTGAGCTTTTCTTCCACTGGACGCTGAACTCGAAGGACCTGACTATCGACTGGAGCAGCCCGACGGATTATCTGGTGTATCAGAACGAATCGGTGTTTCCGACAGAGTCGAATGTCTATGAG TGGACGTACTGGGTGATTCAGGACGTCGGTCTTGTCAACGCCTTCCACCCCTTCCACCTCCACGGACACGACTTCTTCATTCTTGCACAGGGCCTGGGACTCTACACACCACTGGTCAAGCTGAACCGCGACAATCCTCCTCGAAGGGACACTGCCACGATGTCTGGGTCGGGGTACCTCGTCATTGCATTTGAAACGGATAACCCAGG GTCCTGGTTGATGCATTGTCATATTGCATGGCACGCGAGTCAGAGTCTCGCGCTGCAGTTCGTTGAGCGTGAGTCTGAAATCGGGATGTTGATTGAGCCGATGGTGGATGAGTTTGAGAGCGTCTGTGACAGGTGGGATGAATATTTCAAAGATTCTATCTATCATCAGGATGATTCTGGGATCTGA